One Desulfobulbus oligotrophicus DNA segment encodes these proteins:
- a CDS encoding HD-GYP domain-containing protein, translating into MDTNKGCLILKALSPTADTTPLIAYLEKRAKSIPPETIPSLLQQLPIVLSRNVSAKTGRTVVQHLQNLGAEAFFIPAHNTIDTSPPSSQPEEAETTTNLLEIAQTGTEERSITHRPWKKIRREFWIIVSMLGIAWLLNTSIASQYLLLGLYTLPAVFSAYFFGRRQSVYTALASILLVILTCHFNPERFEQFNPTGLGGENPWYHVLSWGCALLAIAYTMGTLYERNKSKVRELRQFYQGLLLILRHFIVQDEERENHCFRVSIYATRIAAFMGLDKDDVEDIRLAALLHDLSQLRINHRVLHKAASLALKEPLTDEEADQHLHNGPLGRILPILLGNKDIENAAADEEPADIPLGARILAVADAYDTMTTAWSDSNALHPQAAKNNIIAGSGTTYDPEVVKAFAHLFNRFELELPSVL; encoded by the coding sequence ATGGATACCAACAAAGGCTGTCTCATTTTAAAAGCGCTTTCCCCGACTGCTGATACAACACCGCTTATCGCCTACTTAGAAAAAAGGGCGAAGAGCATTCCTCCGGAGACCATCCCCTCACTTCTGCAACAGCTGCCGATTGTCCTCAGCAGAAATGTGTCTGCGAAAACCGGCCGGACCGTTGTGCAGCACCTGCAGAACCTGGGGGCTGAGGCTTTTTTTATCCCCGCTCACAACACCATCGACACATCACCGCCATCCTCCCAGCCTGAAGAAGCCGAGACAACAACCAACCTGCTTGAGATTGCCCAAACCGGTACTGAAGAGAGAAGTATAACACATCGTCCCTGGAAAAAAATCCGCCGGGAATTCTGGATCATTGTGTCCATGCTGGGCATAGCCTGGCTCCTGAACACCTCCATTGCCTCGCAGTACCTGCTTCTTGGTCTCTATACCCTGCCTGCTGTTTTTTCCGCCTATTTTTTCGGGCGTCGCCAGTCAGTGTACACGGCCCTTGCCAGTATTCTGCTGGTCATTTTAACCTGTCATTTCAATCCGGAGCGATTCGAGCAGTTCAACCCAACCGGATTAGGTGGAGAAAACCCCTGGTACCATGTCCTCTCCTGGGGGTGTGCGCTGTTGGCCATCGCCTACACAATGGGGACGCTCTATGAGCGCAACAAAAGCAAAGTCCGGGAACTGCGACAGTTTTATCAGGGGTTACTGCTGATTTTGCGGCATTTCATTGTCCAGGATGAAGAACGGGAAAACCACTGTTTCCGGGTCTCCATCTATGCAACGCGTATCGCCGCCTTCATGGGGCTGGATAAAGATGATGTTGAGGATATTCGCCTGGCTGCACTCCTGCATGATCTCAGCCAGTTAAGGATCAATCACCGTGTTCTTCACAAAGCCGCGAGTTTAGCCCTTAAAGAACCACTGACTGACGAAGAGGCGGATCAGCACCTGCACAATGGTCCCCTGGGCCGGATCCTGCCGATTCTGCTCGGCAATAAGGATATCGAGAATGCTGCTGCAGACGAAGAGCCGGCTGACATACCGTTAGGAGCCCGTATCCTTGCCGTTGCCGATGCCTATGATACTATGACCACCGCCTGGTCGGACAGTAACGCTCTGCATCCGCAGGCCGCCAAAAACAACATCATTGCCGGCAGCGGCACCACCTATGATCCAGAGGTTGTCAAAGCCTTTGCGCATCTTTTCAATCGATTTGAGCTGGAATTACCATCTGTTCTTTAG
- a CDS encoding zinc ribbon domain-containing protein, with amino-acid sequence MKEEILKLIKLQEIDSEIAGFDHAIAKHRLTVTKREQAIVEKQEAITHFKNKIQLLNKKQLETKIEHDEAGARVKDRQNKMMQVQTSREHQALLKEIEENKRIAKETEDRILQFIEQIEHLEQEVTGLENLCSTEQKLLNEEVKNVEQEISRLEAAKQSIISQRKTETSSLKDTHLKRYNLLLVKRDGLAVVAINDNVCQGCHMTLPPQQVIEVRKAEKFNLCPTCQRILYYKEVEETAVGE; translated from the coding sequence TTGAAAGAGGAAATACTCAAACTCATCAAACTACAGGAGATCGACAGTGAAATCGCCGGATTTGACCATGCGATAGCAAAGCATCGCCTGACTGTTACCAAACGAGAACAGGCAATTGTCGAAAAACAAGAAGCCATCACCCATTTCAAAAACAAGATCCAGTTGCTCAACAAAAAACAGTTGGAAACCAAAATCGAGCATGATGAGGCCGGCGCACGGGTGAAAGATCGCCAGAATAAAATGATGCAGGTACAAACCAGCCGTGAACACCAGGCACTGCTCAAAGAAATCGAGGAAAACAAGCGGATTGCCAAAGAAACCGAGGATCGCATCCTGCAGTTCATTGAACAGATCGAACATCTTGAGCAGGAGGTCACCGGTCTTGAAAATTTATGTTCAACTGAACAGAAACTCCTGAACGAAGAAGTTAAAAACGTTGAACAGGAAATCAGCCGTCTTGAAGCTGCAAAACAATCAATTATCAGCCAACGGAAAACCGAGACATCCAGCCTGAAAGACACCCATCTGAAGCGATACAACCTACTGCTTGTCAAACGCGACGGGCTGGCCGTGGTGGCGATCAATGATAACGTCTGTCAAGGTTGCCATATGACCTTACCTCCACAGCAGGTCATTGAGGTGCGCAAGGCGGAAAAATTCAATCTCTGCCCCACCTGCCAACGCATTCTGTACTATAAAGAGGTTGAGGAGACCGCAGTTGGCGAATAA
- a CDS encoding ribonuclease HI family protein yields the protein MANNRLSQEAIVHRLAEGLTDNILQQLFPEHTPLEIRRSLCGQLPETSSGAVNTVPLAQTDKQSINRCRLFTDGASRGNPGQAGAGAVLLTDQGEELATCSVYLGICTNNIAEYKALLIGLDEARRCGCTELAVFLDSELIVRQVQGRYKVKSEALLPLFHQVQKRLAAFNHWSIAHVPRMKNTRADQLANQGIDTAAA from the coding sequence TTGGCGAATAACAGACTGTCGCAAGAGGCCATTGTCCACCGACTGGCAGAGGGTCTGACCGACAACATTTTACAGCAGCTGTTTCCTGAGCACACGCCTCTTGAAATTCGCCGAAGCCTGTGCGGGCAGCTGCCGGAAACGTCATCCGGGGCTGTGAACACGGTTCCTCTTGCGCAGACAGACAAACAATCCATCAACAGGTGCCGGTTGTTCACCGATGGAGCGTCCCGCGGCAATCCGGGCCAGGCCGGTGCCGGTGCGGTGCTGCTGACCGACCAGGGTGAAGAGCTGGCAACCTGTTCCGTCTATCTTGGTATCTGCACAAATAATATTGCAGAATACAAGGCGCTGCTCATCGGGCTTGATGAAGCCCGGCGCTGCGGATGCACAGAGCTTGCTGTTTTTTTAGACTCCGAACTGATTGTCCGTCAGGTACAGGGCCGCTACAAGGTCAAAAGCGAGGCGCTGCTCCCGCTTTTCCACCAGGTACAAAAACGACTGGCCGCGTTCAATCATTGGTCAATCGCACATGTGCCACGAATGAAGAATACACGGGCCGACCAGTTGGCCAATCAGGGAATTGACACAGCTGCAGCATAA
- the ispD gene encoding 2-C-methyl-D-erythritol 4-phosphate cytidylyltransferase codes for MNSDISQHPHLRAGVVIPAGGTGSRFGHTRPKQFLELAGKPVLIRTCQAFLELERIQTVVVVVPADYAAYTDELIRTHVSLEHRLRLQITNGGSTRQESVQAGLTMLPVETDLVLVHDAARPLVDRETILRCLDGAVRFGAAIAAVPVKDTLKQVKDDGSIVSTIDRSHIWQAQTPQAARRTLLEQAFARAASTGFVGTDEASLLEAAGIPVQVVEGSEYNSKITRPEDLQMAEALLMQRNI; via the coding sequence ATGAACAGTGATATATCGCAGCATCCTCATCTCCGGGCAGGGGTCGTCATTCCCGCCGGTGGTACTGGTTCTCGCTTCGGCCATACCCGTCCCAAGCAGTTCCTCGAGCTGGCCGGGAAACCCGTCCTGATCCGTACCTGTCAGGCCTTTCTCGAGCTGGAGAGAATACAGACCGTGGTGGTCGTTGTTCCGGCCGATTATGCAGCGTACACAGACGAGCTGATTCGTACCCATGTTTCTTTGGAGCACCGCTTGCGTCTGCAGATAACAAACGGTGGCTCAACCCGCCAGGAGTCGGTACAGGCGGGTCTGACAATGCTGCCCGTGGAAACTGACCTGGTGCTGGTACACGACGCTGCCCGTCCCCTGGTGGATCGTGAAACCATCCTCCGCTGTCTGGATGGGGCGGTCCGGTTTGGTGCAGCCATTGCTGCCGTTCCGGTCAAAGATACCCTGAAACAGGTGAAAGACGACGGATCCATTGTCAGTACCATCGACCGCAGTCACATCTGGCAGGCACAGACGCCCCAGGCGGCCCGTCGAACACTGCTGGAACAGGCTTTTGCCAGGGCGGCATCGACCGGATTTGTCGGTACCGACGAGGCATCGCTGCTGGAGGCTGCCGGAATTCCTGTACAGGTGGTGGAGGGAAGTGAATACAACAGTAAAATCACACGTCCCGAAGACCTGCAGATGGCTGAAGCACTCCTTATGCAGAGGAACATATGA
- the surE gene encoding 5'/3'-nucleotidase SurE: MKTPLILVTNDDGVYSPGLRALHEAVSSLGTAVIVAPDRDNSAVSHALTMNRPLRVTQLAEQTYSVDGTPTDCVTIAINKILPRKPDLLVSGINPGANLGDDISYSGTVSAAIEGTMYDIPSLAFSLASQPPYDFEVTAAVAWKLASMALSMHLPPSSLLNINMPPLSAGEIQGIRFTRQGRRLYRDAIQETFDPWGRKHYWIGGGTVHWYGGEDTDEQAVRNGFISVTPIQLDLTNHEGLAYLERQWKM; this comes from the coding sequence ATGAAGACTCCACTTATTTTGGTCACCAATGACGACGGTGTATACTCTCCCGGTCTCCGCGCCCTCCACGAGGCGGTCAGCTCATTGGGGACAGCCGTGATCGTGGCCCCTGATCGCGATAACTCCGCTGTCAGCCACGCCCTCACCATGAATCGACCGTTAAGGGTGACGCAGCTTGCCGAGCAGACGTACTCTGTTGACGGGACACCCACCGACTGTGTGACGATTGCCATTAATAAGATTTTACCTCGCAAACCGGATCTGCTTGTCTCCGGTATCAACCCGGGGGCAAATCTCGGCGATGATATCAGCTATTCGGGGACAGTGTCCGCGGCCATTGAGGGCACCATGTACGACATCCCGTCACTGGCCTTCTCTTTGGCCAGTCAGCCCCCCTATGATTTCGAGGTGACAGCTGCTGTTGCCTGGAAACTTGCCTCAATGGCGCTCAGTATGCATCTGCCTCCCAGTTCGCTGTTGAATATCAACATGCCGCCATTGAGTGCCGGTGAAATTCAGGGGATTCGGTTTACCAGGCAGGGTCGTCGCCTGTACCGCGACGCCATCCAGGAAACCTTTGACCCATGGGGCCGGAAACACTATTGGATTGGCGGCGGGACCGTCCACTGGTACGGTGGCGAAGACACCGACGAACAGGCCGTGCGGAACGGTTTTATCTCCGTTACCCCGATCCAGCTGGATCTGACCAATCATGAAGGGCTGGCCTATTTGGAACGGCAATGGAAGATGTAA
- a CDS encoding M48 family metallopeptidase yields the protein MIYNNLFYFLVVIFTVSTNSAAAQPSFSVLWTLVLMVAIAWAYTQAASRLFAKTGVSSSGYFSAEKRLSILAVAIFVAWVYLLDLKYYLEPLSFAGRLPVLVDIAGLGCFFLLMALMWRAARPRYQQIFQRQYTTMGFIWSNCKVNLPIVLPWLVLSLVFDGLQMLPFPELTEMFRSPWADLIFFVTFVIFLMLAFPPLVKVLWGCRPLPVGPLNDRLNAFSSRLGFSADIYLWPLFEGQVLTAAILGVVPKLRYLLITPALLEALTADELNSVLAHEIGHVKHRHLLLYMALFLGFSLFAGAVVKHLPYLVLSSEVFYQLLAHIPAAPENVLGVAVAGPLLLLMLFYFRFVFGYFIRHFERQADAYVFQAMGTGWPLISAFEKIALLSGGNKEEKNWHHFGIGERIDFLQRSEHDRSLISRHAHKLHVALVVYGTVLAMAIMGLQQVDSSKLAKGYETRYAEAVLLQKARQEPENSLWLLYLGDFLQSRQLEQRAIHTYEEALKVTPMSAELNNNLAWLLLTAQDHALRNPRQALTLARTAALIKEHGYILDTLATASWANGLLEEAVSVQMKAIRLDPENRVYYQKQLERFRTQRYQEQ from the coding sequence ATGATTTATAATAATCTCTTCTATTTTCTCGTCGTTATTTTCACTGTCTCCACGAACAGTGCGGCTGCTCAGCCGTCTTTTTCTGTTTTGTGGACCCTGGTGTTGATGGTCGCAATTGCCTGGGCATATACTCAGGCGGCTTCACGTCTTTTTGCAAAGACCGGCGTCAGTTCTTCCGGTTACTTTTCGGCTGAAAAAAGGCTGTCGATACTGGCTGTTGCAATTTTTGTGGCGTGGGTCTACCTGCTTGATCTTAAATATTATTTAGAGCCGCTGTCCTTTGCGGGTCGACTGCCGGTGCTTGTCGATATCGCCGGTCTGGGCTGCTTTTTTTTGCTGATGGCCCTCATGTGGCGAGCTGCCAGGCCGCGTTATCAGCAGATCTTTCAGCGACAGTACACGACGATGGGGTTTATCTGGTCAAACTGTAAAGTCAACCTCCCCATCGTGCTCCCCTGGCTGGTCTTGTCTCTGGTCTTTGATGGCCTGCAGATGCTCCCCTTTCCGGAGCTGACGGAAATGTTCCGTTCTCCCTGGGCTGATCTTATTTTTTTTGTCACCTTTGTCATCTTTCTGATGCTCGCCTTTCCACCGCTGGTCAAAGTCCTTTGGGGGTGTCGACCTCTGCCGGTCGGGCCGCTGAACGATCGGCTCAACGCTTTCTCTTCCAGGCTGGGCTTTTCCGCGGATATATATCTGTGGCCGCTTTTTGAGGGGCAGGTACTGACCGCGGCCATACTGGGTGTTGTTCCGAAATTACGCTACCTGTTGATTACGCCTGCTCTGCTGGAGGCATTGACCGCCGATGAACTGAACAGTGTCTTGGCCCACGAAATCGGCCATGTGAAACATCGGCATCTGCTGTTGTACATGGCGCTTTTTCTGGGGTTCAGTCTGTTTGCCGGTGCAGTGGTCAAACATCTGCCCTATCTTGTTCTCTCCAGTGAGGTCTTTTACCAGCTCCTTGCCCACATCCCGGCCGCCCCTGAAAACGTACTGGGAGTGGCAGTGGCCGGGCCGCTGTTGCTTTTGATGCTCTTTTACTTCCGATTCGTCTTTGGATATTTCATCCGTCATTTTGAACGGCAGGCTGACGCGTACGTTTTTCAGGCCATGGGCACCGGATGGCCGTTGATCAGTGCCTTTGAAAAGATCGCCCTGCTCAGCGGCGGTAATAAAGAGGAGAAGAATTGGCACCATTTCGGGATCGGTGAACGAATCGACTTTCTGCAACGCAGTGAACATGACCGGAGCCTTATCAGTCGGCATGCCCATAAATTACATGTTGCCTTGGTTGTCTACGGCACTGTTCTGGCAATGGCCATCATGGGACTGCAGCAGGTGGACTCCAGTAAACTTGCCAAGGGATATGAAACACGATACGCGGAAGCTGTGCTTTTGCAGAAGGCACGACAGGAACCGGAAAACAGCCTGTGGCTTTTGTACTTAGGTGATTTTCTGCAGAGTCGTCAACTGGAGCAGCGGGCTATTCATACTTATGAAGAGGCATTGAAGGTAACGCCGATGAGTGCGGAGCTAAACAACAATCTTGCCTGGTTGTTACTCACGGCTCAGGATCATGCCCTTCGCAACCCCCGGCAGGCATTGACGCTTGCGCGCACCGCCGCCCTTATCAAAGAGCACGGTTACATCCTTGATACACTGGCAACAGCCAGCTGGGCCAACGGTTTGCTCGAGGAGGCCGTATCAGTCCAGATGAAGGCTATTCGTCTGGATCCGGAAAACAGGGTGTACTATCAAAAACAGCTGGAACGGTTCCGCACGCAGCGGTACCAGGAGCAGTGA
- a CDS encoding branched-chain amino acid aminotransferase has translation MFNNDLEVTLHKASADQLKPKPDQSNLGFGQFFTDHMFTMRWNRQEGWHDAAIEPYQAFALDPAAMVFHYGQAIFEGMKAYRGPDNQIFLFRPMDNFIRMNESAQRMCMPRFPLDRVLQALRALVYLDQDWVPRTPGATLYIRPTMIATEPALGLRAAENYLFFIICCPVGAYYSEGFAPTTIYVEGDYVRSVPGGVGNAKTSGNYAASLKAQSAAQAKGFTQVLWLDAVERRYIEEVGTSNIFFLIDGELITPPLEGSILPGITRDSVLQLARDWGYRVSERRLTIDEVIEAGEKGTLQESFGTGTAAVISPVGELFYQDERIRINNGTAGELSTRLFEELQAIQFGTREDPHKWRVRVG, from the coding sequence ATGTTCAATAACGATTTGGAAGTAACGCTGCACAAGGCATCGGCTGATCAGCTGAAACCAAAGCCTGATCAGTCGAATCTGGGGTTCGGTCAGTTTTTTACAGATCACATGTTCACCATGCGCTGGAACCGGCAGGAAGGATGGCATGATGCCGCTATCGAGCCGTATCAGGCGTTTGCGCTGGATCCGGCAGCCATGGTGTTTCACTATGGGCAGGCAATTTTTGAAGGTATGAAGGCGTACCGTGGTCCGGATAATCAGATCTTTTTGTTTCGGCCCATGGATAATTTCATCCGCATGAACGAGTCTGCCCAGAGGATGTGCATGCCCCGCTTCCCCCTTGACCGTGTTCTGCAGGCTTTACGTGCTCTGGTCTACCTTGATCAGGATTGGGTGCCGCGGACACCGGGAGCGACGCTGTATATCCGGCCCACGATGATTGCCACCGAGCCGGCCCTGGGTCTTCGTGCTGCGGAGAACTACCTGTTTTTTATTATCTGCTGCCCGGTTGGTGCCTACTACAGTGAAGGTTTTGCTCCAACGACAATCTATGTTGAAGGTGACTATGTCCGTTCTGTTCCCGGCGGAGTCGGCAATGCCAAAACTTCCGGCAACTATGCGGCGAGCCTGAAGGCACAGTCTGCGGCCCAGGCGAAGGGGTTTACTCAGGTCCTGTGGCTGGATGCAGTGGAACGGCGCTATATTGAAGAGGTCGGCACATCCAATATCTTTTTCTTAATTGACGGGGAGTTGATTACACCGCCGCTGGAAGGTTCGATCCTCCCGGGTATTACCCGCGACTCTGTACTGCAGCTGGCCCGGGATTGGGGATATCGGGTCAGTGAACGTCGCCTTACCATTGATGAGGTGATCGAAGCCGGTGAGAAGGGAACCCTGCAGGAGAGTTTTGGTACCGGAACAGCGGCGGTTATCTCACCGGTGGGCGAGCTCTTCTACCAGGATGAACGGATCAGGATCAACAACGGCACTGCCGGTGAGCTGTCCACACGACTTTTTGAGGAGTTGCAGGCTATCCAGTTCGGCACCCGCGAAGATCCCCACAAGTGGCGGGTACGGGTGGGTTGA
- the groES gene encoding co-chaperone GroES yields MKIRPLNDRILVKRLEGEEKTAGGIIIPDSAKEKPAEGEVVAVGPGKRSETGERVTIDLVVGDRVLFSKYGGTEVKLDGEDFLIMREDDILGVIQA; encoded by the coding sequence ATGAAAATTCGTCCATTGAATGACCGGATTTTGGTCAAGCGATTGGAAGGAGAAGAAAAAACCGCTGGTGGTATCATCATCCCCGATTCAGCCAAGGAAAAACCGGCTGAAGGTGAGGTTGTAGCCGTGGGACCGGGAAAGCGCAGCGAAACAGGTGAGCGAGTGACCATTGATCTGGTGGTTGGCGATCGGGTGCTGTTTTCCAAATACGGTGGTACCGAGGTCAAGCTGGATGGTGAAGATTTTCTTATTATGCGCGAGGATGATATCCTTGGTGTAATTCAGGCCTAA
- a CDS encoding deoxyribonuclease IV: MPLLGAHQSIAGGLHLAFDRIDQVDGESLQIFTANQRRWNSPPLHADEVRLFRQRRQQSGDMPVASHASYLINLAASNPQKADKAVAAFVEELHRCQQLGIPYLVIHPGSHGGMGVDAGLEQVVVNLDAALERARLSAASPIVLLETTAGQGTSLGSRFEELGRIRDQSRFAEHLGVCFDTCHIFAAGYRLAAAEEYARTFAEFEAHVGCKHLHFFHLNDSLKPCGSRVDRHAHIGEGMIGLEGFRHLLNDPRFHDHPMTLETDKGADLAEDIENLRRLRALLV, translated from the coding sequence ATGCCGCTCCTTGGTGCTCATCAGTCCATTGCCGGCGGGCTTCACCTGGCCTTTGATCGCATTGATCAGGTCGACGGGGAGTCATTGCAGATTTTCACGGCCAATCAACGACGGTGGAACAGTCCACCGCTGCATGCTGATGAGGTCAGACTGTTTCGACAGCGCCGGCAACAGAGCGGAGACATGCCTGTTGCCTCGCATGCATCCTATCTGATTAATTTAGCGGCCTCTAATCCGCAGAAAGCCGACAAAGCGGTTGCAGCCTTTGTTGAGGAGCTGCACCGCTGCCAACAGTTGGGTATCCCTTATCTGGTCATTCATCCCGGCAGCCACGGTGGTATGGGGGTTGATGCCGGGCTGGAGCAGGTGGTGGTCAATCTGGATGCAGCGCTGGAACGTGCCCGTCTTTCTGCAGCTTCACCCATCGTTTTACTGGAAACAACGGCCGGACAGGGGACTTCTTTGGGCAGCCGGTTTGAAGAGCTGGGCCGGATACGGGACCAAAGTCGTTTTGCCGAGCATCTCGGGGTCTGTTTTGATACCTGCCACATCTTTGCAGCAGGCTACAGGTTGGCAGCTGCAGAGGAGTATGCCCGGACTTTTGCCGAGTTTGAAGCGCATGTCGGTTGTAAGCACCTGCACTTCTTTCATCTCAACGACTCCTTAAAGCCCTGTGGAAGCCGGGTTGACCGGCATGCCCACATCGGTGAAGGTATGATTGGCCTGGAGGGTTTTCGTCATCTGCTCAACGATCCTCGATTTCACGACCATCCCATGACCCTGGAGACAGACAAGGGTGCAGATCTGGCAGAGGATATCGAAAATCTTCGCCGTCTGCGGGCATTGCTCGTCTGA
- a CDS encoding Nif3-like dinuclear metal center hexameric protein translates to MPTVRDLLTALQQIAPESLAEDWDNVGLLVGDPNQQVTSILLALDPTCSLIEQAVSDSYDLVITHHPLIFRPLRAIRTDTPSGRFIATATSHRIGVIACHTNLDSIQGGVSDYLAQSLGLRETRPLTITEKNCGSDCGIGRIGHYASPVSAAAFLDQIKTVCNPPWILEAGPRPDSVTIVALCGGSCSDLADTALNAGAHVFVTAEVKHSVACWAADAGLWLLDAGHFATENPAMLFFRDTLRKEAENRGWNLQVDVACQQPPLRLV, encoded by the coding sequence GTGCCTACGGTCAGAGATCTTTTAACAGCTCTTCAGCAGATTGCCCCGGAAAGTTTAGCAGAGGACTGGGACAACGTTGGTCTTCTTGTCGGAGATCCGAATCAGCAGGTCACGAGTATCCTGCTTGCTCTGGATCCCACCTGCTCGTTAATCGAACAAGCCGTCTCCGACAGCTATGACCTGGTGATCACCCACCATCCTCTCATCTTTCGCCCTCTGCGAGCCATCCGAACCGACACCCCGTCAGGGCGCTTCATTGCCACGGCAACCAGCCACCGGATCGGAGTGATCGCGTGCCACACCAACCTGGATTCCATCCAGGGCGGTGTCAGTGACTACCTTGCGCAATCCCTTGGCTTAAGAGAGACCAGACCGCTCACGATCACCGAAAAAAATTGCGGCTCTGACTGTGGAATCGGACGTATCGGCCACTATGCATCGCCAGTATCTGCCGCAGCATTTCTCGACCAAATAAAGACCGTCTGCAACCCTCCGTGGATTCTGGAAGCCGGTCCTCGCCCAGACAGCGTAACCATCGTTGCCCTGTGCGGTGGCTCCTGTTCCGACCTGGCAGATACCGCCCTGAATGCAGGAGCACATGTTTTTGTGACGGCTGAAGTCAAGCATTCCGTCGCCTGCTGGGCCGCGGACGCCGGACTCTGGTTACTGGATGCCGGTCATTTTGCCACGGAAAATCCGGCCATGCTCTTTTTCCGCGACACCCTTCGCAAAGAGGCTGAAAATCGCGGCTGGAACCTGCAAGTTGATGTGGCATGTCAACAACCGCCGCTTCGCCTTGTATGA